The region TCTACGAGATGCCGATTTTTGCGTTCGGCTACCCCGTTTTGTTGAGGTGTATGAGGGCAAGATGTTTGGTGGAGAATATCATTGAATGACATAAAAGTTTGAAATTGTTAGGATAAATATTCACATGCATTATCACTTCTTAGGGTACGAATAGACAAACCGAATTGGGTTCTTATTTCCCGATAATATtgatcaaaaataaaaaaacaattcAGATTTGTTCTTCATTAAAAATAGCCATGTAGCCACGTGCAAcgtgaaaaatcatcaataaaggtTACAAAGTACCTATACTCAAATGTAGAAGTAGTACGCGAGGGACCCTAAACATCGGAGTGAGCTAAAGCAAAAGGGGACGCAGCCCGTTTATTGACTCGATCGGAAAAGTGACTACGAGTATGTTTCCCTAACTGACAAGACTCACAATGTAAAATGGATAATTTAGATAAACTGGGCACCAACTTTTGTAGTTTGGGAAGACCTGGATGACCTAACTGCGCATGTATAGTGAGTGGAGAATTTGTGGTGGAGCATGTGGTAGATGACGCAGAGAAGTAGTAGAGGCCTTGAGACTCACATCTGACGCCAATCGTCTGTTCCGAAGTCCGATCCTGCAAGGTAACATTTTGTTAATAAAGGTGATAGAACAATTAAGAGACTGAGTTAAAGGACTGACTGACAGTAAATTAAATGGGCAAATAGGTAGTAGGTATAGGACAGAAGTAACAGAGAGATGGTAGAATTTGAAGAGTGTCAATCCCTTGAGATCAGGTTTGAGAACCATTTGCGGCAGTTATACTAGGTAAGAAACCAGAGGTATAGAGGGAATAGAAAAGACCTTTATTACCGGTAACATGATCAGGCTCACCAGAATCGAGGATCCAAGGACCAAGAGGAGATGAGTGAGAGAAACATACAGATGAATTACCAGTGTGTGCAACCGAAACCGTGGAACCAGAGTTCTGATTAGCTTGACCCCACTTGAAAAAATCTCCATAGCTTGGCGTAGAATTCTGAAGAGAAGGTGAAGTCTGCAGAGTGTCTGGGTGATCGATTTGAGCTGCATTTACCTGGCGCAGAGGTCTGCCATGCAACTTCCAGCAACGGTCAATAGTATGCCCAAGCCGGTTACAATGGTCACACTTGGGACGAGGTTTGGAGTTGGATGATCCTCCTCGAAAGCGATTTTGATTATTGCCAAGAGATGCAAAAGACAAGCGCAACAGTTGTTCACTAACTGCATCATAGTTAGGAACAGTAGTACCTGATAAAATCTGGTTACGAACGAACTCAAACTCTGATGGTAGTCCGATAAGTGCCATGATCATGAAAAATTTACTCTGTTGTTCGGCATGAGCTGTTGCATCTATTGCGTAAGGCATGAGGGTGGCGAAATTTGCTTTCAAGGCATCAAGCTTACTCAAATAGACTTGCATATCCATATTCTCCACCTTCAGAGTGTTGATTTTATGGATGACACTATATAAATAATGAACATCGTTGGAGAATACTTTCTTGGCATTTTCCCAAACCTCATAGCAAGTGGAGAAGGTCTGGTATTGTGCTTGGAGATTAGGTGCTATGGAAAACCATAGCACAGTGCATAGAGATGCATCAGTTTTCTTCCATTTAGTAAGTTTGACGGCGGGAACAACATCAACTTTTGTGGTTAAGTGATCTTCGTATCCCTGACCGTGAAACCACATCTTGACAGCACCAGCCCATATGTTGTAATTGGATGAGCCGGTTAGTTTTTCACATGGGATAAGCGGAACTTGGGTAAACGAATCACTGAAACCAGAATTAGTGTCTCCCATGGCTTGGACAAACGAAGTGAAATCGTGGCTATATGCACCGGAGTACCGTTTTTCGTGAGACGAAAAGTAAAACGGCGTCCGGATCTGGAACGGGTGGGAAGAGGCAAGTAGACCTGGCGGAAAAAACAGCCGGAGCAGATGCACTGGCACGCGCGGGGCAACGTCGGAAAGAGGACAACAGCCAGATCGGAGGGCGGCAAGTCGGATGGTAGGGTCGGTTTTCCGAAACGAGTGGCGATAGAGTGGTTACCAGAGAATTTTGTAAAAGTGGAAAACAAACCAGAGTGATAATACAGTTTGCAAAAAAAAATTCACCGGAAGACAGTGGGTCAACCGGGTATAACACGGCGAAGAAAGAATTGCCTCTTAGTAAGGTCTAGATACCATGTTGAAATAAATgagactaagagacatttagATTAAACAGTGTGTTTTGAAAAGCACTACGAAGAAACTATTATATAGAGAGAGATTACAACTAATTTAATGATATAATCGATGTGGGattattttatatataaatattCTTAACATTATATATTTATAAGTATCAAACTGTTGTGATCGTCTATAATATTATATCTGCAATTAAGGATGCAGACTTTAATATATAAGATTTTGAGGTTACTCTCAATGTAACAATTTCACAATTACAACTTCGACAGCATCGAATGCATTCATTTTGTCACAATATAAATGTCCAAAATCTAACCGCGACTGCATTTTAAAATAGGGATTTCACGAAGTGAAAGATAACTGAAGTCACAATTCCATAAGTCTATATTTCCTTACACATAGAGAAGAGCACTTCTGTCAAGATCAAAAGATGAGGATGACAAGCTTATCATCTGGAATAGTCTATAGATAGCTATTCTCCCTTGATCAAAAGAGTAGAAATTTTTCGCCGCTTGGTTTACTCCCCTTAATCAAGAAACAAAAATGGTTAGCAAAAtataaatcaaataaaaaaatatagaaGATAGGAATGATGCTTACAAGCCAATTAGAATCACATCAAACATAGCTGTTATACTTTCCCACCATGAGCTTTTCCATGTATAACCAAGAACCTTCCAACCCAGAGTTGTAATACACAAGGACTTATTAACATACCATATCTAAGATTGGCTTGCAGTAATATTGCATTTTTTTCCACCAATATCCGGTCCACTGGACCGATTAATCCGGTTCGGAGGTTAGTTCTGGCATCAAATAGTTCCAGCTCCCTCCCGATCACAGTTACGGAGATCGAATCATAATCCTCCCTACTAAATCCAACGCTAATCATCATTAGACCAACTATCAATTGGTGTAATGTAGTATACTAATATTCAAATGCATAcaagcatatcatatcattggTTCAATGTGACTAACCTGTTCAGCAATGATAGCTGCTTCAGAATAAATGGACCTATGAATAAAAGCAATAGCAACATCATATTATAAGTATATAAAGAATATATTTGATATTACTCAAACAACAACAATAAATGGACATGTAGCTAGAGCAAGTTCACTGTATTGAGGATTGAAATTAATTCATTTACAGAGAAGTTAAAAGCATCCAAACAAACAAGGTAGCCCAAAAAGTCCAATATTACAAAGGCCAACAAAACAAGAACAAAAATAGATCTCAGTACTCTAGACTTGAATTGCAAGAGAGAAACTTAAACGTAAATCAAGATATTGATGACATATCAATACTTGTTCTTGATGAAAACACTTGTCAAAACCATTTTTGTTTGCATAGACCAACTTGATACCCTGATAAATAAAATACAAAATGGCATGTCAATTTAACTAACAAATTAAACACTAATTAAAATCCATATCAGAAACTTTCAAACACACATAATATAAAAGTGAAAATCCATTGTTACCTCATCGAGCCCCAATTCAACCACCATTTCCTTCAATGCAGCATTCTCTTGGATATTGAACTCCTTAACAACCTCAATGACCGAAGTAACAGGCTGAATTACTAAATCATCCATCACCAAAAAAGTAACACCGTCTTTCACAACACCAGATATCTGCGCTGTAGGGTTCGGTGCTTTGCCAATGGTGATGGAAAGAAGGACAGACATTTCAGGTGAAAACAGCTTAACGTTAGGGTTTAAGAGACGTTTCTCGGAATGTTGCGGTAGCATGTATTTCTCAGGGAGGTTTTGGAGACTACGATAGACGTTACCTATGCCAGGGAGCATTCCATTTCCCTTCAAGAGTGTAGCAACAGTAGCCAAAGGCAAATAGAGAATGTTGAGAAGAAAATCAACAGCCGTTTTGGATGCTTCAGCGAACAGAACTTTGTTGTTTTTAGTGTCGACGAGAAGCTTCATTGTCAGTTTGGAGTGAGAGGAAGAAGGTGGTGAAGTCATTTTGAAATGGGAAACACCTATTTTCAAGTTCTTCTATTATTATGGGATCATCACATTGTTAGAATTTCCctttatatttatatatatattttactAGCGTCCCAATAAGGCGTCTGTCCACTTTTTTTAATCAACAAACATATGAAAatgtttaattttaattttaaaaagaaattTGTAAATTGTTGTAGGATAGTAGTTGAACTCTTATTTTAACTTATTGATATTTCACATATTCATATAGATGTTAGAAAGATCGTTAGTAACAAATAAAGTTTTGATTTATGTGAAAATAGGAGAACTAATTTTGAAATTCAACAAAGAAGAGGTTATGTTTAATGTATTTGAAGTTATGAAAACATAAAAAAAGAAAATCTCCATTGTTATAGAGTTGATGTAGTGGATGAGATTGTTCAGAAAGAAACCACGGATGAATCACCATCATCCCCCATGAATAGAGTTATTATGAATTCCCTTGAAGCGATTGAAGATGAGTCTATAGAGAGGTAATATAATGTTTACTTCAGTTGCGAGCAATCCAAGTCGACAAAACCATGAAGAAGACTAAAGATTTAGGTAGTGGTGAGCCAAAGAGTTCAATCAAAAACTCTATTGATTCTAAATTAAAAGAGATTCCACCATAATTGAAATATGTATTCTTGGAAGAGCAAGAGTTACAACCAGCCATCATTATTTCGTTGTCTGTTTTGGAAGAAGAAAGGCTTTTGAAAGTACTAAGAGGTAACAAAAAAACTTGGATGGAGTGTTACTGATTTGAAAAGAATAAGTCTAACTCGTTACATGCACAAGTTTAAACTTGAGGAAGAATTCAAGTTGGTAGTTTAACCTTAACAAAGAttaaatcctaccatgaaagAGTTTGTCAAAAAGGAAGTGTTTAAGTTACTCGAAGCATGTATGATTTATCATATTACTTATAGTTTTTGGGTGAGTCTTGTGCATGTAGTTCCGAATAAGAGAGGTATAACCCTCGTTCAGAATGAAAAGAGCGAGTTGATTCTAACTTGCACACTTATTGGATGGTGTGTGTATTGATTATCACGGGTTGAATCAAGCTAAGAGAAATGATCATTTCCCATTATCTTTCATggatcagatgttggaaaggttagcaGGTCAAACTTACTATTGCTTCTTAGATGGATATTCGGGATATAACCAATTTTCTATAGATCCCACTGATCAAGAGAATACTGTTTTCACTTGTCCCTTTGGAGTTTTTGCTTATCGcaggatgcccttcagtttgtACAATGCTTCGGCTACTTTTCAAAGGTGCATATTTGCCATCTTCCCTAATGTGATAGAAAATTCCATTgaggtatttatggatgatttttctatATTTGGTAGTACTTTTGTTATTTATCTTGATCACTTTAATGTCGTTTTGAAGAGATTTATTGAAACGAACCTAATTTTAAATTAGGAAAAATATCATTTTATAGTGACCAAAGGTATCGTTTTAGGACACGAGATCTCATCAAAAGGCATCGAGGTTGATCACGCTAAAATAAAGATCATTGAAAAATTACGCTAATCACTATCTGTGGAATGAACCATACTTGTTTAAAATTAGTCATAATGGTTTTATTTGATGGTGTGTTGTAGGTGAAGAGGCAAGAAGTATTATGTGACACTGCCATAGCTCAACTTATGAAGGCCACCACAATGGAGAAAGAACTTCAACTAGAGTGCTAAAAAGTTTTTTGCATCAAAAATCGAGTTTTTATGGGCAAAACAACAatctatgtgtcgacacatacatgctttaggtcgacacatagaagaaaaaATTTCCTATGTGTCGACACATCTGATTTTCAGGTTGGCTTATATACTCCATTTTAAAATCATGTAACCTCTGTTTGATGTGCCGCCTCTAAAGGTTGACACATGCATCGAACAGGTCGgcacatgacttacataggtcAACACATCCAACgtatttttccaaaaattcataaatttttcaaatattttgcattccttttgcctccAAACATGCGTGCATATAAATAtttcatacatgcatcatttctagTAAGGTTATAGAGTAAAACTACACGAAATCGGGATTTCAAAGAGTTCTCATCATCTTCGTCATTCTATGCATACACAAACAActtacacataatcattctttgtttgAGTGTCATCTAGAattaggattgataacgtccaatttaggttgactgaattgtaaattgggttgagatctttgagggtttcaaataagaaaatcgagttggagttttccttcaagatcaatttGAGATTTGAAGGTTTTTGACAAGATTATACAATTTGGATCTgatcgagtgaaggctttgaagaacgggagattcttgcaaaggagtagcgtaGGACAGTGGATCATATATGTAAATCTTGGGTTACAACAATTCACGATTTGGATTTGATCGACTGAAAGTTTTGAAGAATAATGGGTTTCTTGCAAAGAAGTAGCGTGATAGAGTGAATCAATGTGGCATTGGtgggttacttgatcaagctttgatcaagggaagagaaagtgTTAGAATCAATATCAAACTTATGGTTTGTATGGTTAGGTTGCTACATTTGTCTTGTATATATACTTTTGTAACgtaaggttaatttcattatctcaatttGAGTTCGAGTTAAGGGCAGACGTGCCCATAGCGAGATCGATCGGGGAACTGtctaaacaaatccttgtgtactctctctctctctctctccctctcccTCTCTCTCTTATTTTTCATTTGCAAATTGTTGAATTCATCGATCGTGCGATCAATACGTTTGGATAATATTTTTTATTACCTTTTGAAAGaggttttgttgagttgatcacaatcCTTTAGGTTGTGATTGGATTTTAAGATAAACAAAACCATATAAATTTCCAAACAAAATtgattgcacacaaggtgtttGGTAATTTATCTCAATAGATCTTTTGTGATTTGTCATTAGGAATAGACTATACTTGTAGCATAGCATTCAATTGGTAATGATTAAAAGTCTCTGATCAATTTATGTTCATTATCATACCTTGATTGCAATTACGCATATCCGAGCTTTTCGATTGAGGTTCGGTTATACGATTTGATCCGAGAAACTTCCACTTGCCATAAACTTTTCAAAATAGTTtttttgttaaattttttaactagtgatctattcaaccccccaCTCTAGATCGAAATATATCGTCTAACAACCCTTAATTGGGGGATTTGGGGTAAAATCCTCTATGCCTCTATCTGTGATGAATATCTAATGAGTTATGTGTTTTTCCTTATTGTTTTGATTTTTGTTGTGTTGGAATGTTGCCCCTAACATTTGAACGACTTTGTTAGAGTCGTTTGAGTTCCCATTTGAGTATTTTCAAACCTTTTTTTTCAAACCTTTTATGAATCAACCAAATTTGACATTTATCCCAAATTACTGAGAAATTTAATTTTCAGCTTATTTTGCGAAAAATTGTTTTTTGACATAGACTTTAAATTTGGAAAAcctttttttttaaaacttatttttGGGAAAAGTCAGCAAAAATCGATCGATGGGGGGTTTAGGTCGCGCAGCCAACGAAGCAGGACCGCGGTGGCAGCGGCGGCGACGCTAACCTAGTGATCGCAGTCGTGTGGCGGTTGCAGCAGAAGTGGACCGGACCATAAAGCGGAGGCCATGGAGTTGTGATGTGCGACAACGGGTCTCTCCTGACGGTGACGACCGCTTAATTTCACGGTGGCGATGTCGCGAGCAATGGAGTTTTCTGCAATCGTAGAAGGGTGCCGCGCTTCGGCGGTGGCGGCCAGTAGTCGACCGACGGTGGCCGATTTTGGCGCGATCTCGACTTTTTAGGCGATTTTGAGTTTGTGCATTTTTCGGTGTTTGGAGCATTTCCTGAAATTTTTGGAGTTTGGAAGCTCTTCGGTGGTATTTTGCAGCATCTTGTGACATTAGAGTCTTTTTGGTAACCTTAGGGTCACTTTTAAATTGAGGAAATTGTTTATCATTACCTTAGTATAGAGTTATCATTCGTGAACTTTTAAACATTTTTTAAGGTTTTGAGAATTTTGAgaaaatatgaatttttggtAATTTTGAGAAAGTACGAGTTTTTGAGAATTTTGAGAAAATATGAGTTTTTTTAGAAATTATGAGTCTTTGAGACTTTTTGAGTTCTTCCAGCGTTTTGATGAGTTGAGAATTTTTTGTAATAACATAATTTTACCTCTCTTGAATCTGAATTTTTTTGTATTATTATATGGAGAAAAATACACATATATGTAGGTCTAAGCCTCCTAACCAACCTTACTTATTAAGGAAATATTTAATACAATAATATCCTAAATAATACCCTAATTGATACTactaataaaaataataaaaacaaaatgataataaaacaatATCTCAACACTCCTCCTCAAGGTAGTGAGTATACATCATAAGCATCCATCTTGTCACATATGTATGTAATTCGAGGTCTTCGAAGAGATTTTGTAAAGAGGTTAGCAAGTTGATCCTTGGAATTAACAAAGGAGGTTTTGATGGTCCCAATGTCAATCTTCTCTTTAAGAAAGTCACAGTCGATTTCTTTATGCTTTATCATTTCATGAAAAACTAGATTAAAGGAGAGGTGCAAAGCTGATTGGTTGTCACATACAAGTTACATAGGCCAACTTCACAAAAGTGAAGTTCCTGTAGTAAATGCTTTAACCACAAGAACTCACATGTGGTATGAGCCATGGCTCGATACTCAGCTTATATACTTGATCGAGCAACGACCGTTTGCTTTTTGCTTTTCCATGAGATCAAATTCCCCCCAATAAAAACACAATAATCCAATGTAGACCATCTATCACTTGCATCTCATGTCCAATCAGCatcaaaatatcaaatgataGCAGTGTTGCCTCTATCACAAAAAATAAGCTCCTTTCCAGGTGATCCTTTAATATACTTAAGGATTTGAATAACTGTTTGACAATGGTTGTCACATAGAGAATTTAAGAATTGGCTTACTACAATGGCCGAAAAAGATATATCAAGTCTAGTCATGGTAAGATAATTCAACTTTCCTACAAGTCTTCGATATCTTCCCGGATCAGTATATGGCTCCCCCTGATTAGGGAGAATATTTACATTAGGATACATAAGAGTGTCAACTGGTTTGCAATATGTAAGACATGTTTCTTCCAAAATATAAAGAGCATACTTCCTTTGACAGATAACAATACTTGATTTTGATTGAGCTACCTCAATTCCTAGAAAGTAACGAAGAGGACCCAAATCCTTAGTCAAAAAATTCTGAAATAAGTGTTGTTTTAAAGCCTTGATACCCTTAAAATCATCACCTATAATTACAATTCCGTCAACATAAACAACTAGATAAATATATTTATTGGAGGAGCATTTGGTGGAAACAGAGTGATCTGATTCACACCGTTTCATCCTAAATTGTTGCAACACTTTGCTAAATCTTTCAAACCATGCTCGAGGTGATTGTTTCAAGCCATACAAAGACTTGTGTAATTTACATACCCAGTTACACTCCCCCTGAGCAACAAATCCAGGAGGTTCCTCCATGTAAATATCCTCTTCCAAGTCACCATGAAAGAATACATTCTTGATATCCAATTGAGATAGAGGTTATTGTTTTATGGCAACCATGGCTAGAAAGAGGCAAACAAATGTCATCTTTGTAACAGGAGAGAAAGTATCATTATAATCTTGACTGAGGACTTAAGTGTGTCCTTTTGCCACTAAGCAAGCTTTCAATCGTTCTACATGTCCATCATAACCAACCTTAACATTAAATATCCACCTATAA is a window of Lathyrus oleraceus cultivar Zhongwan6 chromosome 6, CAAS_Psat_ZW6_1.0, whole genome shotgun sequence DNA encoding:
- the LOC127098106 gene encoding uncharacterized protein LOC127098106 — its product is MTSPPSSSHSKLTMKLLVDTKNNKVLFAEASKTAVDFLLNILYLPLATVATLLKGNGMLPGIGNVYRSLQNLPEKYMLPQHSEKRLLNPNVKLFSPEMSVLLSITIGKAPNPTAQISGVVKDGVTFLVMDDLVIQPVTSVIEVVKEFNIQENAALKEMVVELGLDEGIKLVYANKNGFDKCFHQEQVLICHQYLDLRLSFSLAIQV